Proteins encoded together in one Orrella marina window:
- a CDS encoding formylglycine-generating enzyme family protein, whose product MFSKSRISRPVSLGVAHLPCIGGVCLMMLAGLASTVGQPAHAASKSEIKWEAAYFNPQPLPDDVVLPMPCGGAMTFRKVLIPVEHPMDDYPVTLGSDADEWGFLESTRDTHIAGSFAQSQGELGRYYLLGKYEVSELQYEALMTGACPAPATRLRRPRTSISWFDAVDFADRYSQWLLGHHPDALPREDGMSGFLRLPTEVEWSFAARGGLMVSPSEFQERVFPMAGPMSQYVWFAGPQSSNGTLRPAGVLEPNPLGLHDVLGNADEMMFEPFQMRTHGRAHGQSGGYVVRGASYLTPQEAVRSAWRVEQPYYRDGKRNVLPTTGFRLAVVAPAVTSAARVQALESQWVERGRDQADTGQALAEDGASERLERLAMQAENEKVRQELNQLRDQLRAANQLQREQRERAMRSSLQLGGFLCAQIGQLAREVGRREDFIRMSCDPVQPRSSQQTCANIQSVIDQTEVSLNTIVGLYSDTIVELGSIYPEQELAEQARVAGQSLRSRKGINLEPFADTYLGDLTGYMRNRKVQRQQWLESCSAVAQ is encoded by the coding sequence ATGTTCTCGAAAAGTCGAATCAGCCGCCCGGTCAGCCTGGGTGTTGCGCATCTGCCTTGTATAGGTGGGGTCTGTCTGATGATGCTCGCCGGTTTGGCGAGCACGGTCGGTCAACCCGCTCATGCGGCCAGCAAAAGCGAGATCAAGTGGGAAGCGGCGTACTTCAATCCCCAGCCCTTGCCTGACGATGTGGTTTTACCCATGCCATGCGGGGGAGCCATGACCTTTAGAAAGGTGCTGATTCCGGTTGAGCATCCCATGGATGACTATCCGGTGACGCTGGGATCGGACGCGGACGAATGGGGATTCCTGGAGAGCACCCGGGACACCCATATTGCGGGCAGCTTTGCTCAGTCCCAGGGTGAGCTTGGGCGGTACTACCTGCTTGGAAAGTACGAGGTCTCGGAGTTGCAATATGAGGCTCTGATGACCGGGGCTTGTCCGGCGCCGGCCACACGCTTGCGCCGGCCCCGGACATCGATCAGCTGGTTTGATGCTGTGGATTTTGCTGATCGATACAGCCAGTGGTTGCTTGGGCATCATCCGGATGCGCTGCCCAGAGAAGACGGCATGTCGGGATTTCTGCGCCTGCCCACCGAAGTGGAGTGGTCATTTGCCGCACGTGGCGGGCTGATGGTCTCGCCAAGTGAGTTTCAGGAGCGAGTGTTCCCCATGGCAGGTCCGATGAGCCAGTATGTCTGGTTTGCCGGACCCCAGTCTTCCAATGGTACGTTGCGCCCGGCCGGAGTGCTCGAACCTAACCCGCTGGGTTTGCATGACGTGCTCGGCAACGCTGACGAGATGATGTTCGAGCCGTTTCAGATGCGAACGCATGGACGGGCCCACGGTCAGTCTGGTGGGTATGTTGTGCGAGGAGCCAGTTACCTGACACCTCAGGAAGCGGTGCGAAGCGCCTGGCGAGTGGAGCAACCCTACTACCGGGATGGCAAGCGCAATGTGTTGCCGACCACAGGCTTCAGGCTTGCTGTTGTGGCACCCGCCGTCACGTCTGCGGCGAGAGTGCAGGCGCTTGAGTCACAGTGGGTCGAGCGAGGACGGGACCAGGCGGATACCGGTCAGGCATTAGCTGAAGATGGTGCAAGCGAGCGACTGGAGCGTCTTGCTATGCAAGCTGAGAACGAGAAGGTGCGCCAGGAGCTTAATCAACTGCGGGATCAACTTCGGGCTGCCAATCAACTCCAGCGTGAGCAGCGCGAGCGTGCAATGCGATCGAGCTTGCAGCTGGGTGGGTTTCTGTGTGCCCAGATTGGTCAGCTCGCAAGAGAGGTTGGTCGACGTGAGGATTTCATCAGAATGAGCTGTGATCCCGTCCAGCCTCGTAGCAGCCAGCAGACATGCGCCAACATCCAGTCTGTCATCGATCAGACTGAGGTTTCCTTGAACACGATTGTGGGACTATATTCTGATACGATCGTTGAACTAGGCAGTATTTATCCAGAACAGGAGCTCGCCGAGCAGGCGCGTGTCGCCGGACAATCCCTTCGATCGAGAAAAGGGATCAACCTTGAACCATTCGCCGATACTTACCTCGGAGATTTGACGGGTTACATGCGAAATCGGAAAGTTCAGCGCCAGCAGTGGCTGGAGAGCTGCAGTGCAGTGGCTCAGTAG
- a CDS encoding coiled-coil domain-containing protein gives MMGAGQVARWRTVWLAALVISLAGCQSSKSWVDSYYTGEFDARYSADARLSGSDEPEFFSESGVQACLVGASLGALACLFVSGEERASCMAVAATAGCAVGSTTNYVLDDRRAKYANAEQRMQIYIRDVEADSRLLEQRMSTYEVVLKDNRAELDRIRRDIQQKRGNERVHRQQLMEMQANRKIMTDELAGLDKKIEQYRVIAMEESRQGVRSAEFLSALQSLENERNDLQRLIEQTYQDLPAIVASS, from the coding sequence ATGATGGGAGCAGGTCAAGTCGCAAGATGGCGAACTGTATGGCTGGCTGCGCTGGTGATCTCTCTGGCAGGGTGTCAGTCCAGCAAGAGCTGGGTAGATTCTTATTACACCGGTGAGTTCGATGCAAGATATTCCGCCGATGCCAGGCTGTCTGGCTCAGACGAACCTGAGTTCTTTAGCGAATCAGGGGTTCAGGCGTGCCTGGTTGGTGCAAGCCTCGGGGCCCTGGCCTGTCTGTTTGTCTCGGGCGAGGAACGTGCATCGTGTATGGCGGTGGCCGCAACGGCTGGTTGTGCGGTCGGCTCGACCACCAATTACGTGCTTGACGATCGCCGTGCAAAGTACGCCAACGCCGAGCAGCGCATGCAGATTTATATCCGCGATGTCGAGGCCGACTCTCGCTTGCTTGAACAACGCATGTCGACCTACGAGGTGGTGCTGAAGGATAACCGGGCCGAGCTCGACCGCATCCGTCGCGATATCCAGCAGAAAAGAGGCAACGAACGCGTTCATCGTCAGCAACTCATGGAAATGCAGGCCAACCGCAAGATCATGACTGACGAGCTTGCCGGGCTGGACAAAAAGATTGAGCAGTACCGCGTGATTGCCATGGAAGAAAGCCGGCAGGGTGTGCGAAGTGCGGAGTTTCTCTCTGCGTTGCAGTCGCTTGAGAATGAACGCAACGATCTGCAGCGTCTGATCGAGCAGACATACCAGGATCTGCCAGCGATCGTCGCGTCTTCATGA
- a CDS encoding VWA domain-containing protein yields the protein MIRIAQRQFPQSVLDQLTQDRDRLVSLIRENLPPRFLGMFPQPSFGSDGEIVWLSEMSGQPRQFEDLPAKQAAQVLAGVEQRFAAIHSVILQRKADGVLSQEQAEQLCLILNTVPKEALLVVGEEPVVLYWSSALPESMAALTLLPLAPLVASPPSSPQPKGDQGKRSVAVWFWWFTGLLALLLLLFLLWWFFCPMSCRNQPEPPVPEPEPVEHIVAPEPEPEPEPEPEPEPEPEPEPEPEPEPEPEPEPESEPVPVKPEPKPVPKPEPKPAPKPKPVTITNAKEFCPEERPRDLVPQLVIVFDTSGSMKLNIGTLSHEEKQYYDAVWRMNSFSGLLGQQDIHYINHMEREPRRISVAKTAVSDLVRELPRDMSVGLVTARTCPRADVRGFFDMGFRNALLGQIQGLQPEGGTPLADAISRAGDMLDGRGRESTILVVTDGVESCNGDPCAVARRLAATKPHLKINVVDIGSSGGGTCLATATGGQVFTANSVSSLKLGIDRATQNVQVPAHCR from the coding sequence ATGATCAGGATCGCGCAGCGACAGTTTCCTCAATCAGTCCTTGATCAGTTGACCCAGGACAGGGATCGACTGGTCTCGCTCATCCGGGAAAACCTGCCTCCCCGCTTCCTGGGGATGTTTCCCCAGCCATCATTTGGATCGGATGGCGAGATCGTCTGGTTGAGCGAGATGTCCGGTCAGCCCAGACAGTTTGAAGACTTGCCGGCGAAACAGGCAGCGCAGGTGCTTGCGGGCGTCGAGCAGCGGTTTGCCGCCATTCACTCGGTAATTCTGCAGCGAAAGGCGGATGGCGTGCTGAGTCAGGAACAGGCTGAGCAACTATGCCTCATACTGAACACAGTCCCAAAAGAAGCGCTGCTGGTGGTGGGCGAAGAGCCAGTTGTGCTGTACTGGTCAAGTGCCTTGCCCGAGTCGATGGCAGCGCTTACGCTCCTGCCACTGGCTCCATTGGTCGCGTCGCCACCATCTTCCCCGCAACCGAAAGGTGATCAAGGCAAGCGAAGCGTGGCAGTCTGGTTCTGGTGGTTCACCGGCCTGCTGGCCCTGTTGCTGTTGTTGTTCCTGTTGTGGTGGTTCTTTTGTCCAATGTCATGTAGAAATCAGCCTGAACCTCCTGTGCCTGAGCCAGAACCTGTGGAGCACATTGTTGCGCCCGAACCAGAGCCAGAACCTGAACCGGAGCCAGAACCAGAACCTGAACCGGAGCCAGAGCCAGAGCCAGAGCCAGAGCCAGAGCCAGAGCCAGAGCCAGAGTCTGAGCCTGTCCCGGTCAAGCCCGAGCCTAAGCCTGTACCGAAGCCCGAACCCAAACCAGCACCTAAGCCCAAGCCGGTCACCATCACCAACGCCAAGGAGTTCTGTCCCGAGGAGCGACCGCGGGATCTGGTGCCGCAACTGGTGATTGTGTTCGACACATCCGGATCAATGAAGCTGAATATCGGTACGCTCTCGCACGAGGAAAAGCAGTATTACGATGCAGTCTGGCGCATGAACTCGTTCTCCGGGCTGTTGGGGCAGCAGGATATCCATTACATCAATCATATGGAGCGCGAGCCGCGCCGCATTTCTGTGGCGAAGACCGCTGTGTCCGATCTGGTGCGGGAACTGCCCAGGGACATGAGTGTGGGTCTGGTGACGGCCAGAACCTGTCCCCGGGCAGATGTGCGTGGGTTCTTTGATATGGGGTTTCGAAATGCCTTGCTAGGCCAGATACAAGGTTTGCAGCCTGAAGGCGGGACGCCACTTGCTGACGCGATCAGCCGGGCGGGTGACATGCTGGACGGCCGAGGCCGGGAGTCGACCATTCTGGTGGTAACAGACGGGGTGGAGAGTTGCAACGGGGATCCATGCGCTGTCGCCCGTCGACTGGCGGCGACTAAACCTCACCTGAAAATCAATGTCGTTGATATTGGCAGCAGTGGGGGCGGAACGTGTCTGGCTACGGCCACAGGTGGTCAGGTGTTTACCGCGAACAGCGTATCGAGCTTGAAACTTGGAATTGACAGGGCGACACAGAATGTCCAGGTACCCGCGCACTGTCGATGA
- a CDS encoding GNAT family N-acetyltransferase: MLVSQPDYTIRTMTRAELDLCIEWAAQEGWNPGLNDAQVFYLADPQGFLVGLLDGVPIASISAVRYGPDFGFIGFYLVTPEHRGKGYGLAIWKEAMARLQGRLIGLDGVVAQQANYQRSGFKLAYNNVRYQMVSKPVQADAAGDLADVREVSLTELFAYDRRCFPRQREAFLEYWIQQPGSHAKAVLINGVLRGFGVLRACRVGYKIGPLFADDEMIALQIYGALTEEVETGSQIQFDIPDQNQQALSLVRYLGMEPVFETARMYTGCAPALDMHRMFGVTTFELG, from the coding sequence ATGCTTGTGAGCCAGCCAGATTACACAATACGCACCATGACGCGTGCCGAGCTGGACCTGTGTATAGAGTGGGCTGCCCAGGAGGGCTGGAACCCCGGGCTCAACGATGCCCAGGTCTTCTATCTGGCTGATCCCCAGGGTTTCCTTGTGGGATTGCTTGATGGCGTACCGATCGCCTCTATCTCTGCGGTCCGTTATGGCCCTGACTTCGGGTTTATCGGTTTTTACCTTGTAACGCCGGAACACCGTGGCAAGGGCTACGGACTGGCAATCTGGAAGGAGGCAATGGCCCGGCTTCAGGGACGACTGATCGGACTCGATGGTGTGGTTGCGCAGCAAGCAAACTATCAGCGTAGCGGGTTTAAACTTGCTTACAACAATGTTCGCTATCAGATGGTGTCGAAGCCTGTCCAGGCGGACGCTGCAGGGGATCTGGCTGATGTGCGCGAGGTTTCGCTCACGGAGCTGTTTGCCTATGACAGGCGCTGTTTTCCCAGGCAGCGTGAAGCGTTTCTCGAGTACTGGATCCAGCAGCCGGGTAGCCACGCCAAGGCGGTCTTGATCAACGGGGTCTTGCGAGGGTTTGGTGTGTTGCGCGCGTGCCGGGTCGGCTACAAGATTGGTCCGTTATTTGCAGATGATGAGATGATTGCATTGCAGATTTACGGCGCACTGACAGAAGAGGTTGAAACCGGCTCGCAAATCCAGTTCGATATCCCTGACCAGAACCAGCAGGCCCTGTCTCTTGTCCGGTATCTGGGCATGGAGCCCGTTTTCGAGACGGCGCGAATGTACACCGGATGCGCGCCCGCGCTGGATATGCACCGGATGTTTGGTGTGACAACCTTCGAGCTCGGTTAA
- a CDS encoding Hpt domain-containing protein, whose protein sequence is MTQGIIDRSALLHTAGEDHELGIELLEIFVRTFAQDIETLATAIQADDIQGARHILHRLKGSLQILGVHHVAVRIDRISESLYAPIAVEQARSLKDLFEYFQAIMDDATSILDAGTL, encoded by the coding sequence ATGACGCAAGGAATAATTGACCGGTCAGCTCTTTTGCACACCGCTGGCGAAGATCATGAACTAGGCATCGAACTACTCGAAATCTTCGTCAGAACATTTGCCCAGGATATTGAAACACTCGCTACGGCCATACAGGCCGATGATATCCAGGGTGCACGCCACATCCTGCACCGCCTCAAAGGATCACTCCAGATTCTCGGCGTACACCATGTCGCTGTCCGAATCGACAGGATCTCGGAGTCACTCTACGCCCCCATCGCGGTTGAACAGGCCAGAAGCCTGAAAGATCTGTTCGAGTATTTTCAGGCAATCATGGACGATGCCACCTCCATCCTGGACGCAGGCACACTCTGA
- a CDS encoding response regulator: MGNAEHQIVVVEDNAINARLLGYQLAHLGFEQVQFFEEAAAALAWFKQNTCTMVLTDCQMRPMSGFELTQSLREYESGSDQHRRAIVIAVTAGAMPADLKRCLDCGMDDYLVKPVQIEALRQMLDKWLSRQDQT, from the coding sequence ATGGGCAACGCGGAGCACCAGATCGTTGTAGTGGAAGACAACGCAATCAACGCCAGATTGCTTGGATATCAACTCGCCCATCTGGGCTTCGAGCAGGTGCAGTTTTTTGAGGAAGCCGCCGCGGCACTGGCATGGTTCAAGCAGAACACCTGCACGATGGTGCTGACCGACTGCCAGATGCGACCCATGAGCGGGTTTGAACTAACACAATCCCTGCGAGAGTACGAGTCAGGCTCAGATCAGCATCGTCGCGCAATCGTCATCGCAGTCACAGCGGGAGCCATGCCTGCAGACCTGAAACGATGCCTGGATTGCGGCATGGATGACTACCTGGTCAAACCGGTCCAGATTGAAGCACTGCGCCAGATGCTAGACAAATGGCTATCCCGGCAGGATCAAACATGA
- a CDS encoding sensor histidine kinase gives MLCVTRKTPGTLTAHRLKVSMGKFASRFSEALLGRPKRWAYLFATLLTGIIWFITISQLNLAREMHMQSTEKNLLSVTRALHAHATKTLELADQAVMVILNEYKRKGLDLELATLVQETGLKKDIFNLFSVVDKFGSIVLSTQPFVRIDIADRSHFKTHSTVDTGRLEIGEPVVGRVTGKVSINISRRINDEDDGFAGVVVVSMDPFYFTDVYGSLGLSDESVISLIREDGLVLVRRTDGQQAVSVDISETDILERVKSGEGPILDSSSPVDHVHRLWAYQQLDNLPLYVSVGVSIDQEIKPYLELRSQVYLLATLLTIIIYGFAYSIGRFVEKLNKSRRTAVDANQAKSEFLSNVSHELRSPLNGILGYAELLELKETDKEKISFIRYIHQSGEHLLSLVNSLLSLNRIEKGQIETSMTLEPIRDLIQEVLDAHAHSAKEKGLALSQFIDISVPQTILCDRVKLLQILHNLIQNAVKFTSRGSVHVDARARGNTLEIIVADTGCGISEAHQKVVFDRFFQARADTPVADGLGIGLSIAQQMAHLLKGKITVESRLGVGSTFTLRLPLDASMQSGPANNGQSQTESLGVD, from the coding sequence TTGCTGTGCGTCACTCGCAAGACGCCAGGCACCCTGACGGCTCATCGGCTCAAGGTTTCAATGGGAAAGTTTGCATCGCGTTTTTCTGAAGCACTTCTTGGTCGCCCGAAAAGATGGGCTTATCTTTTTGCGACATTGCTGACCGGCATCATCTGGTTCATCACTATTTCCCAGCTCAACCTTGCTCGGGAAATGCACATGCAGTCCACCGAAAAGAATCTGCTTTCAGTCACCCGGGCCCTGCATGCACACGCGACCAAGACACTCGAGCTCGCAGATCAGGCGGTGATGGTGATCCTGAACGAGTACAAGCGCAAGGGGCTCGATCTCGAACTCGCCACGCTGGTTCAGGAAACCGGCCTGAAAAAGGACATCTTCAACCTCTTTTCTGTTGTTGACAAATTCGGCAGCATCGTCCTGTCGACCCAGCCATTTGTACGCATCGACATCGCGGATCGCTCGCACTTCAAGACTCACTCGACGGTTGATACGGGCCGGCTTGAGATCGGCGAACCGGTGGTCGGACGCGTGACCGGCAAGGTGTCTATCAACATATCGAGGCGAATCAACGACGAGGACGATGGGTTTGCTGGCGTGGTTGTCGTCTCGATGGATCCGTTCTATTTCACAGATGTCTATGGTTCGCTTGGCCTGAGCGACGAGAGTGTCATCAGCCTGATCCGGGAAGATGGTCTGGTTCTGGTCAGACGCACAGACGGGCAACAGGCCGTCAGCGTGGATATCAGTGAGACTGACATTCTCGAGCGGGTCAAGTCCGGTGAGGGGCCGATCTTGGACTCATCAAGTCCGGTCGATCATGTCCACCGCCTGTGGGCCTACCAGCAGCTCGACAACCTCCCGCTCTACGTGTCGGTCGGTGTCAGTATTGATCAGGAGATCAAGCCCTACCTTGAGCTGCGATCACAGGTCTACTTGCTCGCCACCTTGCTGACAATCATCATCTACGGCTTTGCCTACTCGATTGGACGATTTGTGGAGAAGCTCAACAAAAGCCGACGTACAGCGGTCGACGCCAATCAGGCAAAAAGTGAGTTTCTCTCCAATGTGTCACACGAGCTACGGTCTCCGCTGAACGGCATCCTTGGGTACGCCGAGCTGCTTGAGCTCAAGGAAACCGATAAAGAAAAAATCAGTTTCATCCGCTACATCCATCAAAGCGGTGAACACCTGCTCTCGCTAGTCAATTCCCTGCTTTCGTTGAATCGCATCGAAAAGGGGCAGATCGAAACCAGCATGACCCTGGAGCCCATTCGCGACCTGATTCAAGAGGTGCTTGATGCCCACGCACACTCGGCAAAAGAAAAAGGATTGGCTCTGAGCCAGTTCATTGATATATCGGTACCTCAGACCATCCTCTGCGATCGCGTCAAACTGCTCCAGATTCTGCATAATCTGATACAGAATGCAGTCAAGTTCACATCCAGAGGATCGGTTCATGTCGATGCCAGGGCACGCGGCAACACTCTCGAGATTATCGTGGCTGATACCGGGTGCGGGATTTCAGAAGCTCATCAGAAAGTGGTCTTTGATCGCTTCTTTCAAGCCAGGGCCGACACACCTGTTGCAGATGGTCTCGGCATCGGGCTGTCAATTGCGCAACAGATGGCTCACCTCCTGAAAGGGAAGATCACCGTAGAATCCAGATTAGGGGTAGGCTCGACTTTCACACTCAGACTGCCGCTAGATGCAAGCATGCAGTCCGGTCCCGCCAACAACGGGCAAAGCCAAACTGAATCGCTGGGAGTTGACTGA
- a CDS encoding excisionase family DNA-binding protein, which yields MAPKSDFSALPPNVLTTQQAAKRLGVSVSTVQQLVEAGTLSGWKTSGGHRRILYDSVSQYLEHRTAGHSADVVFGSQTKLLRILILEDEPMQRTLYQRRMAGWNLPAQIKFCKNGYEALIEVALQKPDVFLLDLSMPGLDGYEVLKTISERSDLGLAHIAVLTNMTREEIDERGGLPVGVVYMAKPINFDELRGYLMACCASLARRQAP from the coding sequence ATGGCTCCCAAATCCGATTTTTCTGCGTTACCTCCGAATGTACTGACTACCCAGCAAGCCGCGAAGCGGCTCGGGGTATCTGTATCAACGGTTCAACAACTGGTCGAGGCCGGTACGCTCTCTGGCTGGAAAACATCGGGCGGGCATCGCAGGATCCTGTATGACTCTGTCTCCCAGTACCTTGAACATCGCACGGCCGGCCATAGTGCCGATGTCGTCTTCGGGAGCCAGACCAAACTGTTGCGTATCCTCATACTTGAGGATGAACCCATGCAGCGCACGCTTTATCAGCGCCGCATGGCGGGCTGGAATTTGCCTGCACAGATCAAGTTCTGCAAGAATGGGTACGAGGCGTTGATTGAGGTCGCACTTCAGAAGCCAGATGTCTTTCTGCTCGACCTCAGCATGCCTGGCCTTGACGGATACGAGGTCCTCAAGACCATCTCGGAGCGATCCGATCTGGGGCTTGCCCACATTGCGGTCCTGACCAATATGACGCGCGAAGAAATCGATGAGCGGGGCGGGCTACCGGTCGGTGTCGTCTACATGGCCAAACCCATCAATTTTGATGAGCTGCGAGGTTACCTGATGGCTTGCTGTGCGTCACTCGCAAGACGCCAGGCACCCTGA
- a CDS encoding amidohydrolase family protein — protein MTSLYDPIDSTQYSLEEMKVAVDCAQDWGTYVMAHVYTPKGIKRAIQAGIQSIEHGQLATLECAQLMADRVVWWSLQPFFGDADANIETDPKGKAAQQMIGRGTEQAYALARELRIRTAWGTDILFTPRNVHTHGHQLAKLTRFYEPLELLRIATAGNGALCQLSGDRSPYPGKLGTLEPGAHADLLVVDGDPSQSLDFLATPDNSLKLIMKDGRIHKNTLG, from the coding sequence GTGACATCACTGTACGATCCGATTGACTCGACACAGTACTCCCTTGAAGAGATGAAAGTCGCTGTCGATTGCGCACAGGACTGGGGCACATACGTCATGGCTCACGTCTACACTCCGAAGGGCATCAAGCGCGCGATACAGGCTGGCATCCAGTCCATTGAGCATGGTCAGCTGGCGACACTGGAGTGTGCGCAGCTGATGGCAGACCGTGTCGTGTGGTGGAGTCTGCAGCCGTTCTTTGGTGATGCAGACGCTAACATCGAGACCGATCCGAAAGGAAAGGCTGCCCAGCAGATGATTGGGCGCGGCACAGAGCAGGCATATGCACTGGCACGCGAGCTCAGGATCCGGACTGCATGGGGGACAGATATTCTTTTTACCCCCCGGAATGTACATACGCATGGGCATCAACTCGCAAAGCTGACCCGGTTCTATGAGCCACTGGAACTGCTTCGGATCGCTACCGCCGGCAATGGTGCACTGTGTCAGCTTTCAGGGGATCGCAGCCCTTACCCAGGCAAACTCGGCACGCTTGAGCCCGGTGCCCACGCGGACTTGCTCGTCGTGGATGGTGACCCCAGCCAGAGTCTGGATTTTCTGGCGACCCCGGATAACAGTCTGAAGCTGATCATGAAGGACGGTCGGATTCACAAAAACACCCTTGGCTAA
- a CDS encoding Hsp20 family protein, whose translation MNYPFGRNLLLNSVGFERLLSAFGDIENATAENKTPSYPPYNIIKTGEHDYAVELAVAGFKRDELEITFEGDKLTVTGKVKESREGEYLHRGIATRDFAHQFTLAETVLVKSADLVDGLLVIRLQNIIPEEKKPRKIAIGGQQEPLLVEDRQAA comes from the coding sequence ATGAACTATCCATTTGGACGCAACCTGCTTTTGAACTCAGTTGGATTCGAGCGTCTGCTCAGTGCCTTTGGTGACATCGAGAACGCCACGGCAGAGAACAAGACGCCTAGCTACCCGCCTTACAACATCATCAAGACCGGCGAGCATGACTACGCTGTTGAACTGGCTGTTGCCGGGTTCAAGCGTGACGAGCTTGAGATCACTTTCGAAGGTGACAAACTCACCGTGACCGGGAAGGTCAAAGAATCGCGCGAAGGAGAATACCTGCACCGCGGTATCGCTACGCGTGACTTTGCACACCAGTTCACGCTTGCCGAGACGGTTCTGGTGAAGTCGGCTGATCTGGTTGATGGTTTGCTGGTGATTCGCCTGCAAAACATCATTCCGGAAGAGAAGAAGCCTCGCAAGATCGCCATTGGCGGTCAGCAGGAGCCGCTGCTGGTCGAGGATCGCCAGGCAGCCTGA